The Leptospira saintgironsiae genome contains a region encoding:
- a CDS encoding DNA/RNA non-specific endonuclease: MLITILNFTFCTFDSSFTQYGPGKPSIHDLRISSNCPFNLPVSLYPTTSKFSQIIEREGYTSGYSNFYKTSLWVCEEITKEELMGDAKRKDRFLSEPNVLPGNRAELSDYKSSGYDRGHLAAADNYKNDQRLNDETFFLSNISPQIHIFNAGIWKRLEQQIRDWVKLHGKIYVITGPLYLERGQEALGSLSRLKFIGKNKVAVPSHFYKILVKDEKDISVLAFVIRHEASSSKVQLYTFLTSVDWIEEHSEINFLPALPVTEEYLESRVGEFW; this comes from the coding sequence TTGTTAATTACAATTCTTAATTTCACCTTTTGTACTTTTGATTCATCATTTACTCAATATGGACCTGGAAAGCCATCAATTCATGATCTAAGAATTAGTTCTAATTGTCCGTTCAACCTTCCCGTTTCATTGTATCCAACTACCAGTAAATTTTCGCAAATTATTGAGAGAGAAGGTTATACATCCGGTTACAGCAATTTTTACAAAACATCCCTCTGGGTTTGTGAAGAGATAACTAAGGAAGAATTAATGGGAGATGCTAAAAGAAAAGATAGATTTCTATCTGAGCCTAATGTTCTACCAGGTAATAGAGCTGAGTTGTCGGATTATAAAAGCTCCGGATATGATCGTGGTCATTTGGCGGCAGCAGATAATTATAAGAATGATCAAAGATTGAATGATGAAACGTTTTTCTTATCGAATATTTCACCGCAAATTCATATTTTCAATGCTGGCATTTGGAAGAGATTGGAACAGCAAATTCGTGATTGGGTTAAGTTGCACGGAAAAATTTACGTAATCACAGGGCCTCTTTATTTAGAAAGAGGCCAAGAAGCTTTAGGATCTTTATCAAGGTTAAAATTTATTGGGAAGAATAAGGTCGCGGTTCCTTCTCACTTCTATAAAATTTTAGTGAAAGACGAAAAGGATATTTCTGTTTTAGCGTTTGTCATTCGTCACGAAGCATCTTCTTCGAAAGTGCAATTATATACATTTCTAACTTCTGTGGATTGGATAGAAGAGCATTCTGAAATTAATTTTCTTCCAGCATTACCTGTCACTGAGGAATATTTAGAAAGCAGGGTTGGCGAGTTTTGGTAA
- a CDS encoding transposase, with protein sequence MEELNYNYELIEKEFWEQMIEPILNPIKKKVKESIYKQDGRPKSDDRMIFSALIYRAIFKISWKKIPESFGSRSVIHSRFKVWSESGRLLKVKKAVCGFYEIDGIKLDWTYLEGKRVKTSVDNDPKGKSKKKL encoded by the coding sequence ATGGAAGAATTAAATTACAATTATGAACTAATTGAAAAAGAGTTTTGGGAGCAGATGATTGAACCTATTTTGAATCCTATCAAGAAAAAGGTGAAGGAAAGCATATATAAGCAAGACGGAAGGCCAAAGTCGGATGACCGTATGATATTCTCTGCTTTAATTTATAGAGCAATTTTTAAGATCTCATGGAAGAAGATACCGGAGTCCTTTGGAAGTCGTTCTGTAATTCATTCTCGGTTTAAAGTTTGGTCTGAATCGGGGAGGCTATTAAAAGTAAAGAAAGCGGTCTGTGGATTCTATGAAATTGATGGTATAAAATTAGATTGGACTTATCTTGAAGGGAAGCGAGTTAAAACCAGTGTTGATAATGATCCTAAAGGTAAGTCCAAAAAGAAATTATAA
- a CDS encoding helix-turn-helix domain-containing protein, whose protein sequence is MRIEKKLTQEAISGLAMGVRTYQKIESGVNAPNLESIFLIATALGVHPKELLNVSIASEEKSRKK, encoded by the coding sequence TTGAGAATTGAAAAGAAATTAACGCAAGAAGCAATCTCAGGGTTAGCAATGGGAGTTAGGACTTATCAAAAAATAGAATCGGGTGTAAACGCTCCAAATCTCGAAAGCATTTTCCTAATCGCTACCGCCCTCGGCGTGCATCCGAAAGAATTATTAAACGTATCTATTGCCTCAGAAGAGAAGTCTCGCAAAAAGTAA